In Miscanthus floridulus cultivar M001 chromosome 5, ASM1932011v1, whole genome shotgun sequence, one genomic interval encodes:
- the LOC136452838 gene encoding uncharacterized protein: MALRPATIRLSPAAAGVISRPTTRRSAASALRFVPDGSCRRARKLRLCCAPEDDEWWATPVRPEDLVEPTGQGAEEVIAIRDALVRDPLRPIWLAFQEIAATGGNIFRCLCFHAGVMSGTLLLVAGICQLYKVAPNLFMDIVLAYMFYKLSVLAAELKRNGKANNICARIQCVLMVILFYKYNNPTKDSYYHFTEFIWGITTLVYSCTVFYEYIGLKHPRHHLEAMFKTIVTTKGGLIKVLKRLYWELIN; this comes from the exons ATGGCGTTGCGACCAGCGACCATCCGCCTCTCCCCTGCTGCCGCCGGCGTGATTTCCCGACCCACCACGCGTAGGAGCGCCGCCAGTGCCCTCCGCTTCGTCCCGGATGGCTCTTGCAGGAGAGCAAGGAAGCTGCGATTGTGCTGTGCTCCGGAGGACGACGAGTGGTGGGCGACGCCGGTGCGGCCCGAAGATCTGGTGGAGCCGACGGGGCAGGGCGCGGAGGAGGTGATCGCTATACGGGACGCTCTAGTCAGGGACCCTCTCCGGCCCATCTGGCTCGCCTTCCAGGAGATCGCGGCCACCGGCGGAAACATCTTCCGCTGCCTCTGCTTCCACGCCGGCGTAATGTCAG GTACCTTGCTTCTTGTGGCCGGTATTTGTCAGCTCTACAAAGTGGCTCCAAACCTTTTCATGGACATCGTTCTTGCATATATGTTCTACAAATTGAGCGTTTTAGCAGCAGAGCTGAAAAGAAACGGGAAAGCTAACAACATATGTGCTCGGATTCAGTGTG TTCTCATGGTTATTTTGTTCTACAAATATAACAATCCTACCAAG GACTCTTACTACCACTTCACTGAGTTTATCTG GGGCATTACTACCCTTGTGTATTCATGCACGGTGTTCTATGAATACATTGGCCTCAAGCATCCAAGACATCATCTGGAAGCAATGTTCAAGACTATTGTAACAACCAAAGGTGGTTTGATAAAGGTGCTGAAGCGTTTGTACTGGGAGTTGATAAATTAG
- the LOC136452839 gene encoding uncharacterized protein, which translates to MQGYQYHEHMQDPDKNKMMTYSKVEKNAKSTVKIKSVHSGFLPSVARKECAANHGRSRDFCNITLQGCVWGATFCANLSHQRVANAPRAMAGDCNECDIVKGEDQSQSEDNSKCSPQKKATAKGNMMPLSAILFLALILGARHQIIVIMKSKGLDTKRSIILLSSCLCVVKSVYGALKEAKDAGELVMFYLDVTKKGPRDK; encoded by the exons ATGCAAGGGTACCAATACCATGAACATATGCAAGATCCT GACAAGAACAAGATGATGACTTATTCGAAGGTGGAGAAGAATGCCAAGAGCACAGTAAAGATCAAGAGTGTGCATTCTGGTTTTCTTCCAAGTGTGGCAAGGAAAGAATGCGCTGCTAATCATGGCAGATCAAGAGATTTTTGCAACATCACTTTACAG GGGTGTGTTTGGGGTGCCACTTTTTGTGCCAATTTATCACATCAGAGGGTTGCAAATGCACCCCGTGCAATGGCTGGGGACTGCAATGAATGTGACATAGTGAAAGGAGAAGATCAGAGTCAAAGCGAAGACAACTCAAAGTGTTCTCCTCAGAAAAAAGCCACAGCAAAAGGCAACATGATGCCTCTTAGTGCAATCCTATTTCTTGCCTTGATATTGGGTGCCAGACACCAGATCATAGTAATAATGAAGTCAAAGGGCCTTGACACCAAGCGTTCAATCATTCTGTTATCTTCATGCCTGTGCGTGGTCAAATCAGTCTATGGTGCACTAAAAGAGGCTAAGGATGCTGGCGAACTAGTCATGTTCTATCTGGATGTAACAAAGAAAGGACCGAG AGACAAATGA